The DNA window CCACTTGGGTGCCTGGGTGAAAGTGGGCGCCGGCCAGCCACCCAGAGAACCGACCGGCGCCCGGTGCTGCTAGCCGTTGCCGTTGGCGCTGGGACGCGAGAGTTGCAGCACCGCGAGCCCAGCCGAGGGAGTGCCGTCCGCCGTCTTGTAGCGGGCACCCTCGAGCTTGTCGGTGGCCACCACCGCGTCGTCCACCGTGCCGGCAGTCGCCGTCAGGTACACGCTGGCACCCGCCACCGCCGCGCCCGACTTGACGACAGCGGCGCCGCCCACCTGGTACCAGCCATACTGGTTGGCCACGTTTGAGGACATGGCGACAGCGACAGGGCCGCGACTGCCTGCCACCGTGCGAGTCGTTGTGCCAGCACGCTGGTCATAGATGACGAGGTCACCGACGGCCGTGCTGGCGACACCCTTGAGGTAGATGAATTCACCCTCGCCGTTGGTGCTGTCCTGCCCTCGGCGGATGGTACCGAGCGGCGCGAGCTGCACCGTCGAGGTGTCGGCGAAGTTCTGCGGGAGGATGGTTGCTTCCGTGCTTTGGTAGGCCATGGTTGTCTTCTCCTCTCACTCGCCGATGAGGCGACCCTGAAACATCGAGCCGCTGGTGGTCATGTTTCCGGCCCAGGCCAAAATCTGCGCCTCCGCATCTTGATTGAATGCAGTGCGCCGATTGGGCGACAGCGGGACCATGTTGCGGTCCTTGTGTGGCCGGTAGTGGATGTACTTGGTGTTGAGGTAGTACATCGTATTCGTCCCGGCGAAGCCGCCGATGCCGCCGTCCAACACCACCGGCGTGCCCATGAACTCGACGTTGCGGAACCCGAGGTTGGCCGTCTCGGCATTGGTGATTCGCTGAATCGTCTGGAGCGAGTTGACGTACGTCGTCCAGATGGCGTTGCCGGCCATGATGAGGTCCGGCGTGTCGCTGCCGCGCACGCACTGAGTCCAGAGCTGCGTCATTGCAGGCTGGATGGTGGTGACGGTGGCGAGCGCTGGCATGTCGAGCACCTGCGAGCGCCAGAAAGCCCAGACGGCGCGGTCGATGCCGCCGTAGACGCCAGTCGTGGGCGCGATGGGCACCGCCGCGTCGAGACCCGTCAACTGCCGGCCGCCGAAGCCAGTGCCGTCTGAGTAGAGGCCCTGGGCGATGGCATTGGCCATCGTG is part of the Myxococcus landrumus genome and encodes:
- a CDS encoding phage major capsid protein, whose product is MAFPNVSDIIATTIESRSGKIADNVTKNNALLSFLQKRGNQRPVNGGRTILEELSFAENGNGGWYSGYDVLPMAPQDVLSAAEFAFKQYAVPVVISGLEMLQNSGKEAIIDLLESRIKVAESTMANAIAQGLYSDGTGFGGRQLTGLDAAVPIAPTTGVYGGIDRAVWAFWRSQVLDMPALATVTTIQPAMTQLWTQCVRGSDTPDLIMAGNAIWTTYVNSLQTIQRITNAETANLGFRNVEFMGTPVVLDGGIGGFAGTNTMYYLNTKYIHYRPHKDRNMVPLSPNRRTAFNQDAEAQILAWAGNMTTSGSMFQGRLIGE